One genomic window of Pagrus major chromosome 22, Pma_NU_1.0 includes the following:
- the hey2 gene encoding hairy/enhancer-of-split related with YRPW motif protein 2, producing MKRPYEDSSSAESDLEEPIDVGRESVYPEHVKTSYITCGSPTTTTQVMARKKRRGIIEKRRRDRINNSLSELRRLVPTAFEKQGSAKLEKAEILQMTVDHLKVLQATGGKGYLDAHALALDFLSLGFRECVTEVSRYLSAVEGLDSSDPLRSRLLSHLTSCVSQREAAALTMTSHLPHHHHQQPHPLPHPFHPHHWAAAAAAVATAAAFRPMPAASYGLSAIPVSPDAGGGGAPQRLVELSQRSIAASFSSYADSTTSSSPSSSSSSSSSLVLPCTPAPLSASLLSLSASFPISLHGGFPIVPPSSFTTTATTSPPISSSSSSSSSSQTPHSSSSSKPYRPWGTEVGAF from the exons ATGAAGCGGCCTTATGAGGACAGCAGCTCGGCAGAAAGTGACCTGGAGGAGCCGATCGATGTGGGCAGAGAGAGCGTTTATCCAGA GCACGTGAAGACGTCCTATATAACATGTGGATCACCGACCACGACCACTCAAGTGATGGCGAGGAAGAAACGCAGAGGG attATCGAGAAGAGACGCAGAGACAGAATCAACAACAGTCTGTCGGAGTTACGGAGGCTCGTCCCCACAGCGTTCGAGAAGCAG GGGTCAGCTAAGCTGGAGAAAGCAGAGATCCTGCAGATGACTGTGGACCATCTGAAGGTGCTGCAGGCCACAGGAGGGAAAG gttATTTGGACGCCCACGCTCTGGCCCTGGACTTCCTGTCTCTGGGTTTCAGGGAGTGTGTGACGGAGGTTTCCCGCTACCTGAGTGCCGTGGAGGGCCTGGACTCCAGTGACCCCCTGCGTTCCCGCCTCCTCTCCCACCTCACCTCCTGTGTCTCCCAACGCGAAGCCGCTGCCCTCACCATGACCTCCCACCTgcctcatcaccaccaccagcagcctcacccttTACCTCACCCCTTCCACCCGCATCACTGGGCCGCAGCAGCTGCCGCCGTCGCCACCGCGGCTGCATTTCGCCCAATGCCAGCCGCGTCGTACGGACTGAGCGCGATTCCTGTTTCTCCTgatgctggaggaggtggagccccCCAGAGGTTGGTGGAGTTATCACAGCGTAGCATAGCCGCCTCTTTTTCCTCCTACGCTgactccaccacctcctcctctccttcctcctcttcctcttcttcctcatctctcGTGCTCCCCTGCACCCCCGCCCCTCTCtccgcctccctcctctccctctcagcgtcgtttcccatcagcctccatGGAGGTTTCCCCATCgtccctccttcctctttcaccaccactgccaccaccagtcctcccatctcctcctcctcctcctcttcctcctcctcccagactcctcacagcagcagcagcagtaaaccCTACAGACCGTGGGGAACTGAGGTCGGAGCTTTCTGA
- the LOC141018364 gene encoding lactoylglutathione lyase-like: MANRGLSDEAVSAACKEGEPITKDYMMQQTMLRVKDPARSLKFYTGILGMTLLQKIDFPSMRFTLYFLGYEEKSDIPADIKERTAWTFSRRATIELTHNWGSELDDSLSYHNGNNEPRGFGHIGIAVPDVYTACDMFKKQGVTFVKKPEAGKMKDLAFIQDPDGYWIEILSPNNMVSLMTS; the protein is encoded by the exons ATGGCGAACAGAGGACTGTCTGACGAGGCTGTGAGTGCTGCCTGTAAAGAAGGAGAACCCATTACCAAG GACTACATGATGCAGCAGACTATGCTGAGGGTCAAAGATCCAGCAAGATCTCTAAAATTCTACACTGGAATCCTGGGCATGAC CTTGCTCCAGAAAATCGACTTCCCTTCGATGCGTTTCACCCTCTACTTCCTTGGTTACGAGGAAAAGTCGGACATTCCGGCCGACATCAAAGAGAGGACGGCGTGGACTTTCTCCCGTCGAGCCACCATAGAGCTCACACA taACTGGGGTTCAGAGTTGGATGATAGTCTGTCGTACCACAATGGGAACAACGAACCACGAGGATTTG GTCATATTGGTATCGCTGTTCCTGATGTTTACACAGCCTGTGACATGTTTAAGAAGCAAGGAGTGACGTTTGTCAAGAAACCAGAAGCAG GTAAAATGAAGGATCTGGCCTTCATTCAGGATCCTGACGGCTACTGGATTGAGATCTTAAGTCCGAACAACATGGTCTCCTTAATGACATCTTAA